A genome region from Drosophila simulans strain w501 chromosome 2R, Prin_Dsim_3.1, whole genome shotgun sequence includes the following:
- the LOC6734397 gene encoding uncharacterized protein LOC6734397 isoform X8 has product MSGPGAFDDEPPPEPRDGWLLVRIHVPELNVYKCLQFPSERLVWDVKQQVLASLPKELKESFNYGLFAPPANGKAGKFLDEERRLGDYPFNGPVGYLELKYKRRVYKMLTLDERQLKALHTRANLRRFLECINGGHVEKIAKMCAKGLDPNFHCSESGDTPLTVATGAKKPNKLLIALVNGGALLDYRTKDGTTALHRAVEHDSLEAVSTLLELGASPNYRDGRGITPLYISITRKCEAKITESLLHDHATLGIQDSQGWNEVHQVAVIAGNLELAEIIENYKSEDIDKSLGDTSDIISDSSGVGTNSDSAACSIGHPSTTVVCMEPYAGNTVGHIRLQPGDVIEVVGSTDCGLLEGYVRGTNQSGFFPADCVQEVSLRQKHITNVMTASTGMAPQQQQQQHLQQAPAGSSAASYQGSPQLSLGGHSGSSSTLLQQPHQSPSLSVASNGSCQQPLESNGGGASGNGINNRNNNHSVGQYSSATAPRIKKSAYNAPRSVVLHRAKRGFGFILRGAKASSQLMQLRPSERFPALQYLDDVDPGGVADMAGLRPGDFLLTINGEDVSSASHEQVVEMIRSAGALVNLTVVSPQFPHQMQASAQYLPSGARAGSHHLNSGPSTPQSSHRQCATLPRKMTGPGGSGPASSSGGSVRMAPMPPRRDPKTTLSVGRARAKSMVAGLENGGEKEDDLPHTKSNSVESIATPTPTGIQTGPGTPVQLRTASIKARPTSSRITAAELEELFQRQQGEGSAANASRYATMMTSSRFQSGTDSGAATPPASNGSPMRSGPLVYGSVAEMKRKTARSKHGSGTLRGKPVATPTVGPGGAGGGRDLKRFHSTPDLHGPQLHGSASSIWQASGKGHHSQDDVATLHASLQRLNSNQGELKLGGLGAGSATGAGGAVLPPPNHPPPPPPVGQVVKVETRSSVSEYESTISLQQKLKKRAENDAVTSAAIDGVQSSFNPSANAKIYASPQELRNVMAWKLRQAQEKPSQETSAGSQQPVSQYAAPTQMRPAQQQQQQQQQAQQPPTTLASHYAAPQVQVQQVQQVQQSPQQSAPQSPPAPPLPQAAPVPAQNGNGSTSGAGSAPPIPEPDYSCSESDGEDENSILVARNTKLNEKIALFDVPETSGNSQASGSSSNSGSASISHSLSVEEIQRIRSNLKTSKSSPNGFAKKPEDEKPQEQQQSHQQPQQLLQPGEDECDNSSSGVSSEQEQLALAAGVTLPGGGKPTDTIKKKPSVTIVEEPKTIPDQPSSNTSHTTKPMAKTTISIGGGGSTVPTATLTVKQLVQQQHAPVIQQQQQQLGSKQPVTPASTNKFTQQSTINSNVMSPQVLGRIPSHHHQQQSSNPNQKLIATQQQILQQQQQQLAHQQHLQQILKAKAAAAGGASNTAVLVAKHQQKLHKGTSSGHESEMETRSDLEDDDGDLSPSPPAKAFQRHNSLTRKQAAAIAMQRGATRTTAVSLMQLPPPLEADSDGEPSQLTLQRQQSHHPSQTHPHPHQLQQQLQLQQQQQQQQQPMAAHIVGMLPSGQLVAVASGAVAGVPGVGATAVQQGNNNLQQLCTDNLVLAPPPQFCDCNDAKHAPQPHLPTSQYHPQQQQQQQHQQQQQQQQQLQQQLQQQQMLQMHQRLSGGAGAGAVGTLGRVRIVGAMPKANHHRLH; this is encoded by the exons GAACTGAAGGAGAGCTTCAACTATGGCCTGTTTGCTCCACCTGCCAACGGCAAGGCGGGAAAATTCCTGGATGAAGAACGCCGCCTGGGCGATTATCCTTTCAACGGACCCGTGGGATATTTGGAG ctcaAGTACAAAAGGCGTGTGTACAAAATGTTGACCCTGGATGAACGCCAGCTGAAGGCTCTTCACACGCGGGCCAATCTGCGTCGCTTTCTGGAGTGCATCAATGGCGGACATGTGGAGAAGATAGCCAAGATGTGTGCCAAGGGCCTGGATCCCAATTTCCATTGCTCGGAAAGCGGAGATACTCCGTTGACAGTCGCAACGGGCGCCAAGAAGCCAAACAAACTGCTCATCGCTCTGGTCAACGGTGGAGCCTTGTTGGATTACAGGACGAAGGATGGCACCACAGCCCTGCACCGGGCTGTCGAGCACGACTCCTTGGAGGCGGTCAG TACACTCCTCGAATTGGGCGCGTCGCCGAACTACCGCGATGGGCGTGGCATCACCCCGCTGTACATCTCCATCACCAGGAAGTGTGAGGCGAAGATCACAGAGAGTCTGCTGCATGACCACGCCACGTTGGGAATCCAGGACAGCCAGGGCTGGAACGAGGTTCATCAG GTGGCTGTTATAGCCGGCAACTTGGAGCTGGCCGAAATCATTGAGAACTACAAGTCGGAGGATATTG ACAAATCCCTGGGCGACACCAGCGACATAATCAGCGATTCGTCGGGCGTGGGAACGAACTCGGATTCGGCAGCATGTTCCATCGGCCATCCCAGCACCACAGTGGTGTGCATGGAGCCATATGCTGGCAATACCGTGGGTCACATTCGCCTTCAGCCGGGTGATGTGATCGAAGTGGTGGGCAGCACCGACTGCGGATTGCTCGAGGGCTATGTGCGAGGCACTAATCAGTCCGGCTTCTTTCCGGCCGACTGCGTCCAGGAGGTGAGTCTGCGCCAGAAGCACATCACCAATGTGATGACCGCCAGCACTGGCATGGctccccagcagcagcagcaacagcatttgCAGCAGGCACCGGCAGGttcctccgccgcctcctACCAGGGATCACCACAGTTGAGCTTGGGTGGACATTCTGGCAGTTCCAGCACGCTGCTCCAGCAGCCCCATCAGTCGCCATCCCTGTCGGTGGCCAGCAATGGATCGTGCCAACAGCCGCTGGAGAGCAATGGAGGTGGAGCCTCTGGCAATGGCATAAACAATCGAAACAATAACCACTCTGTGGGACAGTACAGCAGCGCCACTGCGCCACGCATCAAAAAGAG CGCCTATAACGCCCCTCGATCGGTGGTACTGCACCGAGCCAAGCGCGGATTTGGCTTCATATTGCGCGGCGCCAAGGCCAGTTCCCAGCTGATGCAGCTGCGTCCGTCAGAGCGCTTCCCGGCGCTCCAATACCTGGACGATGTGGATCCGGGTGGAGTGGCGGACATGGCAGGACTGCGTCCAGGTGACTTCCTGCTGACCATCAACGGCGAAGACGTTAGCTCCGCCTCTCACGAACAAGTGGTCGAAATGATCCGATCGGCCGGCGCTCTGGTCAACTTGACAGTAGTTTCGCCACAGTTCCCCCACCAGATGCAGGCCAGTGCTCAGTATCTGCCCAGTGGAGCGCGTGCGGGCAGCCATCATTTGAACAGTGGACCAAGTACTCCTCAAAGTTCGCACCGTCAGTGCGCCACGTTGCCGAGGAAGATGACGGGTCCGGGAGGAAGTGGTCCTGCCTCCTCCTCAGGAGGCAGTGTGCGAATGGCTCCTATGCCACCGCGCAGGGATCCCAAGACCACGTTGAGTGTAGGCAGAGCCAGGGCCAAATCCATGGTGGCTGGTCTGGAGAACGGAGGTGAGAAGGAGGACGATTTGCCGCACACCAAATCCAACTCAGTGGAGTCAATCGCAACGCCAACACCTACCGGTATCCAAACGGGACCTGGAACACCCGTTCAGCTGCGCACGGCCAGCATTAAGGCGCGACCCACGTCCAGTAGGATCACAGCTGCCGAATTGGAGGAGCTATTCCAGCGACAGCAAGGCGAGGGCAGTGCAGCAAACGCCAGTCGGTATGCCACCATGATGACCAGCTCCCGTTTCCAGTCGGGCACGGACAGCGGTGCAGCCACTCCGCCAGCATCGAATGGATCTCCCATGAGGAGTGGACCGCTGGTGTACGGCAGTGTGGCTGAGATGAAGCGTAAGACAGCGAGGAGCAAGCATGGTAGTGGCACGCTGCGTGGAAAGCCCGTAGCCACACCAACAGTCGGaccaggaggagctggaggcggTCGTGACCTCAAGCGGTTCCATTCCACACCCGACTTGCATGGTCCTCAGCTGCACGGTTCTGCCTCATCCATTTGGCAGGCATCTGGAAAGGGTCACCACTCGCAGGACGATGTGGCCACGCTCCATGCCTCACTCCAACGCTTGAACTCTAACCAAGGAGAACTGAAACTGGGAGGACTAGGAGCAGGATCTGCTACAGGAGCGGGAGGAGCGGTACTACCGCCGCCCAATCACCCACCTCCGCCACCTCCAGTGGGTCAGGTTGTTAAAGTGGAAACACGCAGCAGTGTTTCGGAGTATGAGAGCACCATCTCCTTACAACAAAAACTGAAGAAGCGAGCGGAAAACGATGCTGTGACCAGTGCAGCCATCGATGGCGTCCAGAGCAGCTTTAATCCCTCGGCAAATGCCAAGATCTATGCCTCGCCGCAGGAACTGCGCAACGTGATGGCCTGGAAGTTGCGGCAGGCGCAGGAGAAGCCATCGCAGGAGACATCCGCTGGATCCCAGCAGCCAGTTAGTCAGTACGCTGCTCCCACGCAGATGCGACcagcacaacaacagcagcagcagcagcagcaagcacaGCAGCCACCCACAACACTGGCCTCTCACTATGCGGCTCCCCAAGTCCAGGTCCAGCAAGTGCAACAGGTGCAGCAGTCACCTCAGCAGTCTGCCCCTCAATCCCCGCCTGCTCCACCGCTGCCACAGGCAGCACCTGTGCCGGCacaaaatggcaatggcagtACAAGTGGTGCCGGATCAGCTCCTCCTATTCCCGAACCTGACTACAGCTGCAGTGAGTCGGATGGCGAGGATGAGAACTCTATTCTGGTGGCACGTAACACCAAGCTCAACGAGAAGATTGCACTATTCGATGTACCAGAGACAAGTGGAAATAGTCAGGCTAG TGGGAGTAGTTCCAACTCAGGCAGTGCCTCGATTTCTCATTCGCTCTCTGTGGAGGAGATCCAGCGCATTCGCAGCAATCTAAAGACATCAAAGTCATCGCCAAACGGTTTTGCCAAGAAACCGGAGGACGAGAAACCACAAGAACAGCAGCAATCCCACCAACAACCACAGCAACTGTTGCAGCCAGGCGAAGATGAGTGCGACAACAGCAGCTCCGGCGTCAGCAGCGAGCAGGAACAGCTGGCATTGGCCGCCGGGGTTACACTGCCAGGTGGTGGTAAGCCCACCGATACCATTAAGAAGAAACCATCGGTGACCATTGTCGAGGAACCCAAGACTATTCCCGATCAGCCTAGCAGCAACACCAGTCACACTACGAAGCCTATGGCCAAAACCACTATCAGCATAGGCGGCGGTGGCAGTACTGTGCCCACAGCGACGCTTACAGTGAAGCAACttgtgcaacagcaacatgcacCCGTtatccaacagcagcagcagcaactgggcAGCAAGCAACCAGTGACGCCCGCCAGCACCAACAAGTTTACGCAACAGAGCACCATCAACAGCAATGTGATGAGTCCCCAGGTTTTGGGGCGCATTCccagccatcatcatcagcagcagtcgtCGAATCCCAACCAGAAGTTGATCGCCACCCAGCAGCAGatactgcagcagcaacaacagcaactggcCCACCAACAGCATCTCCAGCAGATCCTCAAGGCAAAGGCCGCCGCGGCCGGAGGAGCCAGCAACACGGCCGTCCTGGTGGCGAAGCATCAGCAGAAACTACATAAGGGCACCAGCAGTGGCCATGAATCAGAGATGGAGACTCGTTCCGATCTAGAGGATGATGACGGAGATCTGAGTCCCTCGCCGCCGGCCAAGGCGTTCCAGCGTCACAATTCGCTGACGCGCAAACAGGCAGCGGCAATTGCCATGCAGAGGGGTGCCACCAGAACCACGGCAGTGTCCCTGATGCAACTCCCGCCGCCACTGGAAGCGGACAGCGATGGAGAGCCGTCACAGCTCACACTTCAGCGCCAGCAGTCCCATCACCCGTCACAGACCCACCCACATCCccaccagctgcagcaacaactgcaactgcaacagcagcagcagcagcaacaacaaccaatgGCCGCCCACATTGTGGGCATGCTGCCCAGCGGACAGTTGGTGGCTGTTGCCTCTGGCGCTGTTGCTGGCGTTCCGGGCGTTGGGGCGACTGCGGTGCAGCAGGGCAACAACAATCTGCAGCAACTGTGCACCGATAATCTGGTGTTGGCACCTCCGCCGCAGTTCTGCGATTGCAACGATGCCAAGCACGCTCCGCAGCCGCATCTGCCAACGAGCCAATATcatccacagcagcaacagcagcagcagcatcagcagcaacaacagcagcagcaacaactgcaacagcaactgcagcagcagcagatgctgcAGATGCACCAGCGGCTGTCCGGGGGCGCTGGCGCTGGAGCGGTGGGCACCTTGGGAAGGGTCCGGATCGTGGGGGCCATGCCGAAGGCCAACCACCATAGGTTGCACTAA
- the LOC6734397 gene encoding SH3 and multiple ankyrin repeat domains protein 1 isoform X2, whose product MSGPGAFDDEPPPEPRDGWLLVRIHVPELNVYKCLQFPSERLVWDVKQQVLASLPKELKESFNYGLFAPPANGKAGKFLDEERRLGDYPFNGPVGYLELKYKRRVYKMLTLDERQLKALHTRANLRRFLECINGGHVEKIAKMCAKGLDPNFHCSESGDTPLTVATGAKKPNKLLIALVNGGALLDYRTKDGTTALHRAVEHDSLEAVSTLLELGASPNYRDGRGITPLYISITRKCEAKITESLLHDHATLGIQDSQGWNEVHQACRHGLVQHLEHLLFYGADMDGRNASGNSPLHVCAVNNQEACARMLLFRGAQRGAQNFANQTPYQVAVIAGNLELAEIIENYKSEDIVPFRGPPRYNPKRRSGIGWLSANGAAGAALLAAAGGGFGGAMVGSNGAANGNNGAGGVGLMLSHQNHQQHLAGHHQQQHMHHQHHQNHHQQLQQQQLPHLHTLQLHGPPSPCPSEHMLGAYSSASSSLSEGSSGHRSHEDDISIVTDKSLGDTSDIISDSSGVGTNSDSAACSIGHPSTTVVCMEPYAGNTVGHIRLQPGDVIEVVGSTDCGLLEGYVRGTNQSGFFPADCVQEVSLRQKHITNVMTASTGMAPQQQQQQHLQQAPAGSSAASYQGSPQLSLGGHSGSSSTLLQQPHQSPSLSVASNGSCQQPLESNGGGASGNGINNRNNNHSVGQYSSATAPRIKKSAYNAPRSVVLHRAKRGFGFILRGAKASSQLMQLRPSERFPALQYLDDVDPGGVADMAGLRPGDFLLTINGEDVSSASHEQVVEMIRSAGALVNLTVVSPQFPHQMQASAQYLPSGARAGSHHLNSGPSTPQSSHRQCATLPRKMTGPGGSGPASSSGGSVRMAPMPPRRDPKTTLSVGRARAKSMVAGLENGGEKEDDLPHTKSNSVESIATPTPTGIQTGPGTPVQLRTASIKARPTSSRITAAELEELFQRQQGEGSAANASRYATMMTSSRFQSGTDSGAATPPASNGSPMRSGPLVYGSVAEMKRKTARSKHGSGTLRGKPVATPTVGPGGAGGGRDLKRFHSTPDLHGPQLHGSASSIWQASGKGHHSQDDVATLHASLQRLNSNQGELKLGGLGAGSATGAGGAVLPPPNHPPPPPPVGQVVKVETRSSVSEYESTISLQQKLKKRAENDAVTSAAIDGVQSSFNPSANAKIYASPQELRNVMAWKLRQAQEKPSQETSAGSQQPVSQYAAPTQMRPAQQQQQQQQQAQQPPTTLASHYAAPQVQVQQVQQVQQSPQQSAPQSPPAPPLPQAAPVPAQNGNGSTSGAGSAPPIPEPDYSCSESDGEDENSILVARNTKLNEKIALFDVPETSGNSQASGSSSNSGSASISHSLSVEEIQRIRSNLKTSKSSPNGFAKKPEDEKPQEQQQSHQQPQQLLQPGEDECDNSSSGVSSEQEQLALAAGVTLPGGGKPTDTIKKKPSVTIVEEPKTIPDQPSSNTSHTTKPMAKTTISIGGGGSTVPTATLTVKQLVQQQHAPVIQQQQQQLGSKQPVTPASTNKFTQQSTINSNVMSPQVLGRIPSHHHQQQSSNPNQKLIATQQQILQQQQQQLAHQQHLQQILKAKAAAAGGASNTAVLVAKHQQKLHKGTSSGHESEMETRSDLEDDDGDLSPSPPAKAFQRHNSLTRKQAAAIAMQRGATRTTAVSLMQLPPPLEADSDGEPSQLTLQRQQSHHPSQTHPHPHQLQQQLQLQQQQQQQQQPMAAHIVGMLPSGQLVAVASGAVAGVPGVGATAVQQGNNNLQQLCTDNLVLAPPPQFCDCNDAKHAPQPHLPTSQYHPQQQQQQQHQQQQQQQQQLQQQLQQQQMLQMHQRLSGGAGAGAVGTLGRVRIVGAMPKANHHRLH is encoded by the exons GAACTGAAGGAGAGCTTCAACTATGGCCTGTTTGCTCCACCTGCCAACGGCAAGGCGGGAAAATTCCTGGATGAAGAACGCCGCCTGGGCGATTATCCTTTCAACGGACCCGTGGGATATTTGGAG ctcaAGTACAAAAGGCGTGTGTACAAAATGTTGACCCTGGATGAACGCCAGCTGAAGGCTCTTCACACGCGGGCCAATCTGCGTCGCTTTCTGGAGTGCATCAATGGCGGACATGTGGAGAAGATAGCCAAGATGTGTGCCAAGGGCCTGGATCCCAATTTCCATTGCTCGGAAAGCGGAGATACTCCGTTGACAGTCGCAACGGGCGCCAAGAAGCCAAACAAACTGCTCATCGCTCTGGTCAACGGTGGAGCCTTGTTGGATTACAGGACGAAGGATGGCACCACAGCCCTGCACCGGGCTGTCGAGCACGACTCCTTGGAGGCGGTCAG TACACTCCTCGAATTGGGCGCGTCGCCGAACTACCGCGATGGGCGTGGCATCACCCCGCTGTACATCTCCATCACCAGGAAGTGTGAGGCGAAGATCACAGAGAGTCTGCTGCATGACCACGCCACGTTGGGAATCCAGGACAGCCAGGGCTGGAACGAGGTTCATCAG GCCTGTCGCCATGGCCTGGTCCAGCACCTGGAACACCTGCTGTTCTACGGTGCTGACATGGACGGCCGCAATGCGTCCGGCAATAGTCCGCTGCATGTGTGCGCTGTTAACAACCAAGAGGCTTGTGCTAGAATGCTTCTCTTTCGCGGCGCCCAGCGCGGCGCCCAGAACTTTGCCAATCAAACTCCCTACCAG GTGGCTGTTATAGCCGGCAACTTGGAGCTGGCCGAAATCATTGAGAACTACAAGTCGGAGGATATTG TTCCCTTCCGCGGACCGCCGCGCTACAATCCGAAGCGCCGCTCGGGTATCGGGTGGTTGAGCGCCAATGGAGCCGCCGGCGCAGCTCTGCTGGCAGCGGCTGGAGGTGGTTTCGGTGGTGCGATGGTCGGCTCGAATGGCGCCGCCAACGGAAACAACGGGGCTGGCGGTGTTGGTCTGATGCTCAGCCATCAgaaccaccagcagcacctcGCCGGCCACCATCAGCAACAGCATatgcaccaccagcaccaccagaatcaccaccagcagctgcagcagcagcagttgcccCACCTGCACACCCTGCAGCTCCACGGCCCGCCATCGCCCTGCCCCTCGGAGCACATGCTGGGGGCCTACAGCTCCGCCAGCTCCAGCCTCTCCGAGGGCTCCTCCGGCCACCGGTCCCACGAGGACGACATCAGTATTGTGACAG ACAAATCCCTGGGCGACACCAGCGACATAATCAGCGATTCGTCGGGCGTGGGAACGAACTCGGATTCGGCAGCATGTTCCATCGGCCATCCCAGCACCACAGTGGTGTGCATGGAGCCATATGCTGGCAATACCGTGGGTCACATTCGCCTTCAGCCGGGTGATGTGATCGAAGTGGTGGGCAGCACCGACTGCGGATTGCTCGAGGGCTATGTGCGAGGCACTAATCAGTCCGGCTTCTTTCCGGCCGACTGCGTCCAGGAGGTGAGTCTGCGCCAGAAGCACATCACCAATGTGATGACCGCCAGCACTGGCATGGctccccagcagcagcagcaacagcatttgCAGCAGGCACCGGCAGGttcctccgccgcctcctACCAGGGATCACCACAGTTGAGCTTGGGTGGACATTCTGGCAGTTCCAGCACGCTGCTCCAGCAGCCCCATCAGTCGCCATCCCTGTCGGTGGCCAGCAATGGATCGTGCCAACAGCCGCTGGAGAGCAATGGAGGTGGAGCCTCTGGCAATGGCATAAACAATCGAAACAATAACCACTCTGTGGGACAGTACAGCAGCGCCACTGCGCCACGCATCAAAAAGAG CGCCTATAACGCCCCTCGATCGGTGGTACTGCACCGAGCCAAGCGCGGATTTGGCTTCATATTGCGCGGCGCCAAGGCCAGTTCCCAGCTGATGCAGCTGCGTCCGTCAGAGCGCTTCCCGGCGCTCCAATACCTGGACGATGTGGATCCGGGTGGAGTGGCGGACATGGCAGGACTGCGTCCAGGTGACTTCCTGCTGACCATCAACGGCGAAGACGTTAGCTCCGCCTCTCACGAACAAGTGGTCGAAATGATCCGATCGGCCGGCGCTCTGGTCAACTTGACAGTAGTTTCGCCACAGTTCCCCCACCAGATGCAGGCCAGTGCTCAGTATCTGCCCAGTGGAGCGCGTGCGGGCAGCCATCATTTGAACAGTGGACCAAGTACTCCTCAAAGTTCGCACCGTCAGTGCGCCACGTTGCCGAGGAAGATGACGGGTCCGGGAGGAAGTGGTCCTGCCTCCTCCTCAGGAGGCAGTGTGCGAATGGCTCCTATGCCACCGCGCAGGGATCCCAAGACCACGTTGAGTGTAGGCAGAGCCAGGGCCAAATCCATGGTGGCTGGTCTGGAGAACGGAGGTGAGAAGGAGGACGATTTGCCGCACACCAAATCCAACTCAGTGGAGTCAATCGCAACGCCAACACCTACCGGTATCCAAACGGGACCTGGAACACCCGTTCAGCTGCGCACGGCCAGCATTAAGGCGCGACCCACGTCCAGTAGGATCACAGCTGCCGAATTGGAGGAGCTATTCCAGCGACAGCAAGGCGAGGGCAGTGCAGCAAACGCCAGTCGGTATGCCACCATGATGACCAGCTCCCGTTTCCAGTCGGGCACGGACAGCGGTGCAGCCACTCCGCCAGCATCGAATGGATCTCCCATGAGGAGTGGACCGCTGGTGTACGGCAGTGTGGCTGAGATGAAGCGTAAGACAGCGAGGAGCAAGCATGGTAGTGGCACGCTGCGTGGAAAGCCCGTAGCCACACCAACAGTCGGaccaggaggagctggaggcggTCGTGACCTCAAGCGGTTCCATTCCACACCCGACTTGCATGGTCCTCAGCTGCACGGTTCTGCCTCATCCATTTGGCAGGCATCTGGAAAGGGTCACCACTCGCAGGACGATGTGGCCACGCTCCATGCCTCACTCCAACGCTTGAACTCTAACCAAGGAGAACTGAAACTGGGAGGACTAGGAGCAGGATCTGCTACAGGAGCGGGAGGAGCGGTACTACCGCCGCCCAATCACCCACCTCCGCCACCTCCAGTGGGTCAGGTTGTTAAAGTGGAAACACGCAGCAGTGTTTCGGAGTATGAGAGCACCATCTCCTTACAACAAAAACTGAAGAAGCGAGCGGAAAACGATGCTGTGACCAGTGCAGCCATCGATGGCGTCCAGAGCAGCTTTAATCCCTCGGCAAATGCCAAGATCTATGCCTCGCCGCAGGAACTGCGCAACGTGATGGCCTGGAAGTTGCGGCAGGCGCAGGAGAAGCCATCGCAGGAGACATCCGCTGGATCCCAGCAGCCAGTTAGTCAGTACGCTGCTCCCACGCAGATGCGACcagcacaacaacagcagcagcagcagcagcaagcacaGCAGCCACCCACAACACTGGCCTCTCACTATGCGGCTCCCCAAGTCCAGGTCCAGCAAGTGCAACAGGTGCAGCAGTCACCTCAGCAGTCTGCCCCTCAATCCCCGCCTGCTCCACCGCTGCCACAGGCAGCACCTGTGCCGGCacaaaatggcaatggcagtACAAGTGGTGCCGGATCAGCTCCTCCTATTCCCGAACCTGACTACAGCTGCAGTGAGTCGGATGGCGAGGATGAGAACTCTATTCTGGTGGCACGTAACACCAAGCTCAACGAGAAGATTGCACTATTCGATGTACCAGAGACAAGTGGAAATAGTCAGGCTAG TGGGAGTAGTTCCAACTCAGGCAGTGCCTCGATTTCTCATTCGCTCTCTGTGGAGGAGATCCAGCGCATTCGCAGCAATCTAAAGACATCAAAGTCATCGCCAAACGGTTTTGCCAAGAAACCGGAGGACGAGAAACCACAAGAACAGCAGCAATCCCACCAACAACCACAGCAACTGTTGCAGCCAGGCGAAGATGAGTGCGACAACAGCAGCTCCGGCGTCAGCAGCGAGCAGGAACAGCTGGCATTGGCCGCCGGGGTTACACTGCCAGGTGGTGGTAAGCCCACCGATACCATTAAGAAGAAACCATCGGTGACCATTGTCGAGGAACCCAAGACTATTCCCGATCAGCCTAGCAGCAACACCAGTCACACTACGAAGCCTATGGCCAAAACCACTATCAGCATAGGCGGCGGTGGCAGTACTGTGCCCACAGCGACGCTTACAGTGAAGCAACttgtgcaacagcaacatgcacCCGTtatccaacagcagcagcagcaactgggcAGCAAGCAACCAGTGACGCCCGCCAGCACCAACAAGTTTACGCAACAGAGCACCATCAACAGCAATGTGATGAGTCCCCAGGTTTTGGGGCGCATTCccagccatcatcatcagcagcagtcgtCGAATCCCAACCAGAAGTTGATCGCCACCCAGCAGCAGatactgcagcagcaacaacagcaactggcCCACCAACAGCATCTCCAGCAGATCCTCAAGGCAAAGGCCGCCGCGGCCGGAGGAGCCAGCAACACGGCCGTCCTGGTGGCGAAGCATCAGCAGAAACTACATAAGGGCACCAGCAGTGGCCATGAATCAGAGATGGAGACTCGTTCCGATCTAGAGGATGATGACGGAGATCTGAGTCCCTCGCCGCCGGCCAAGGCGTTCCAGCGTCACAATTCGCTGACGCGCAAACAGGCAGCGGCAATTGCCATGCAGAGGGGTGCCACCAGAACCACGGCAGTGTCCCTGATGCAACTCCCGCCGCCACTGGAAGCGGACAGCGATGGAGAGCCGTCACAGCTCACACTTCAGCGCCAGCAGTCCCATCACCCGTCACAGACCCACCCACATCCccaccagctgcagcaacaactgcaactgcaacagcagcagcagcagcaacaacaaccaatgGCCGCCCACATTGTGGGCATGCTGCCCAGCGGACAGTTGGTGGCTGTTGCCTCTGGCGCTGTTGCTGGCGTTCCGGGCGTTGGGGCGACTGCGGTGCAGCAGGGCAACAACAATCTGCAGCAACTGTGCACCGATAATCTGGTGTTGGCACCTCCGCCGCAGTTCTGCGATTGCAACGATGCCAAGCACGCTCCGCAGCCGCATCTGCCAACGAGCCAATATcatccacagcagcaacagcagcagcagcatcagcagcaacaacagcagcagcaacaactgcaacagcaactgcagcagcagcagatgctgcAGATGCACCAGCGGCTGTCCGGGGGCGCTGGCGCTGGAGCGGTGGGCACCTTGGGAAGGGTCCGGATCGTGGGGGCCATGCCGAAGGCCAACCACCATAGGTTGCACTAA